In Phaeodactylum tricornutum CCAP 1055/1 chromosome 10, whole genome shotgun sequence, a single genomic region encodes these proteins:
- a CDS encoding predicted protein: protein MFDMIATRYDFINRVLAVGMDVGWRKAMARKIADRVSNVHRPRILDIATGTADVSLLLASTIPTATILGVDPSANMLSVGRDKIQARHLESQITLEIADAQQLVNLRSSSFDAATMAFGIRNVPDRTKALCEIHRVLRGDAVFCILEFSEPDDSFGILGRAARLFIRHVVPFLGGVLSGAPREYWHLQNSISDFPSPSAFAALIEAQACSS, encoded by the coding sequence ATGTTCGATATGATTGCCACCCGCTACGACTTCATCAACCGGGTTCTCGCCGTTGGTATGGATGTGGGATGGCGGAAAGCTATGGCACGAAAAATTGCGGATCGTGTCTCGAACGTGCATCGCCCCCGTATTTTGGACATTGCCACAGGGACTGCAGACGTttccttgttgttggcatCGACAATACCGACCGCAACCATACTCGGCGTCGACCCTAGCGCCAACATGCTGAGCGTAGGCCGCGACAAAATTCAAGCCCGTCACTTGGAATCACAGATAACTCTCGAAATTGCCGACGCACAACAGTTGGTCAACCTGCGATCGTCCAGTTTCGACGCCGCCACGATGGCGTTTGGCATTCGCAATGTTCCGGACCGTACCAAGGCGCTATGCGAAATTCACCGTGTTTTAAGAGGCGATGCTGTGTTTTGcattttggaattttctGAGCCCGATGATTCGTTTGGGATATTGGGTCGAGCGGCGCGATTGTTTATTCGACACGTTGTGCCCTTTCTAGGCGGTGTGCTCTCGGGAGCACCTCGAGAATATTggcatttgcaaaattccATTAGTGATTTCCCGTCGCCATCGGCCTTTGCAGCCCTGATTGAGGCTCAGGCATGTTCAAGT
- a CDS encoding predicted protein → MIHLWMVVLAYWSVHISVVSSRKTYDEVSKKPVASVQCSLLSRDVVFRRNVTTGEYYVATATKIEDEAVMPSVDDSTFRECWCTTLLSRKAEFCPSHFHSCTVRGDTGPVRCIRSSGSTNLLRAVWPGVLFWFSCLLCAVVCTTAGRSCVHFVQRQIFGGNNSRSAEQNSQDGDDPILNANLTSILSRHPQRAAQMYRSAIHREYLVSRNFDQARHRNGYVRLWGRIWTARVLLSYNGYGRDRGDSRDNEYTSHSVKELCYTPVLLLKTKRFVSDPEEEGDNTQSSSWISTKFRRDQATLDEMDEQMEKGNRCAICLEQLREGEVIGDIACGHMLHKDCLKTWLSRHNRCPLCQHIDIAISGFRMLPRPRITTEIVGPNELHRMVAAEVATHSQDVIANDT, encoded by the coding sequence ATGATTCATCTGTGGATGGTTGTCCTGGCGTATTGGTCTGTTCATATTTCAGTCGTTTCGTCTCGGAAGACGTATGATGAAGTTTCAAAGAAACCAGTCGCCTCAGTGCAGTGTTCCCTTCTTTCGAGGGACGTCGTTTTTCGTAGGAATGTCACTACGGGCGAGTATTACGTTgcaacggcgacgaagaTAGAAGACGAGGCCGTCATGCCCTCTGTAGACGACAGCACGTTTCGAGAGTGCTGGTGTACGACATTGTTAAGCCGCAAGGCCGAGTTTTGCCCTTCTCACTTCCACTCTTGTACGGTTCGCGGAGATACCGGCCCTGTACGCTGTATTCGGTCCTCTGGTTCCACAAATTTGTTACGAGCAGTTTGGCCTGGTGTGCTCTTTTGGTTTTCTTGTCTCCTGTGCGCAGTCGTGTGTACCACAGCGGGACGATCATGCGTACACTTTGTCCAACGCCAAATCTTTGGTGGAAATAATAGTCGCTCTGCGGAGCAGAATAGCCAAGATGGCGACGATCCAATTTTGAATGCGAATCTGACTTCTATTTTGTCTCGTCATCCTCAACGAGCGGCACAGATGTACAGGTCAGCAATCCATCGGGAATACCTCGTTTCCAGAAATTTCGATCAGGCTCGTCATCGCAACGGGTACGTGCGTCTTTGGGGGCGCATTTGGACAGCCCGTGTCTTACTATCATACAATGGGTACGGCCGTGATCGAGGAGACAGCAGAGACAATGAGTACACTAGCCATTCCGTGAAGGAGCTATGTTATACACCTGTGCTGCTGCTTAAGACAAAAAGATTTGTGTCGGACCCGGAAGAGGAAGGAGACAATACGCAGTCCTCGTCCTGGATCTCAACAAAGTTTCGACGGGACCAGGCGACCTTGGACGAGATGGATgagcaaatggaaaaaggaaatcgCTGTGCCATTTGTCTAGAACAGCTACGCGAAGGTGAGGTCATTGGCGATATCGCTTGTGGACATATGTTGCACAAGGACTGTTTAAAAACGTGGCTATCTCGACACAATCGCTGTCCACTTTGTCAACACATAGACATAGCAATCTCGGGTTTTAGAATGTTGCCTAGACCAAGGATCACAACCGAAATTGTGGGGCCGAATGAGTTGCACAGAATGGTTGCGGCTGAAGTAgctactcacagtcaggacGTTATTGCAAATGATACTTGA
- a CDS encoding predicted protein, whose protein sequence is MSGLKHRLYTLLFWTVQSSTLKTVVEAQGFRPICKLPTLVVPLQYNSLSERYEEIISEEFPGAIPGETNNDGRRLKIDSTQQQLQVRGVDPLVATFDTDMWVTRGQGVEALALRDFRSNSHRLLQENDTLNKAMPRLYVRECRCRVIQPQKTFYCPLELTHCALPRWNSSLEVIPTCLSNPTERRVLKNTGMVILVWFSIITFCILFSGPGRSLFGFFLSFCIPGYNQRVVSRMIRKNPERAERFIRNNIRVRRTRLERRLRDAAPELLLEMQAAAAGVNNERLATMVAALQQTEDVEKATRPTSLHLNTHLYQVKGTPDPSTDEEEFEHNCIICFSHLTEGDRVGLLKCNHVFHAACLKSWLKMGRNVCPLCQTPNIAIPQYSNGSTRLDAGNHSDTQSETMPSSASGISGDADEA, encoded by the coding sequence ATGTCGGGCTTGAAGCACAGACTGTACACGCTTCTATTTTGGACGGTACAATCTAGCACGTTGAAGACTGTAGTGGAGGCACAAGGTTTTCGGCCGATTTGTAAATTACCAACCTTGGTGGTCCCTCTACAGTACAACTCCTTGTCAGAGCGGTACGAGGAAATCATATCTGAAGAATTTCCTGGGGCTATTCCGGGTGAAACAAATAATGACGGAAGACGTCTAAAGATTGATTCCAcacagcaacagcttcaGGTTCGCGGTGTTGATCCACTTGTTGCCACGTTCGATACAGACATGTGGGTCACCCGAGGTCAAGGTGTGGAAGCTCTGGCACTACGTGATTTTCGGAGCAACAGTCATCGGCTCCTCCAAGAAAACGATACCTTGAATAAAGCGATGCCTCGCCTTTATGTTCGCGAGTGCCGTTGTCGGGTGATTCAACCTCAGAAAACTTTCTACTGCCCATTAGAACTAACGCACTGCGCCTTGCCGCGGTGGAACAGTTCACTGGAAGTCATTCCAACGTGCTTGTCTAATCCCACCGAGCGGCGTGTACTCAAAAATACGGGCATGGTGATATTGGTTTGGTTCAGTATCATCACTTTTTGCATTCTCTTTTCCGGACCTGGTCGAAGTTTATTCGGTTTCTTTCTCTCGTTCTGCATTCCCGGATACAATCAGCGTGTTGTGTCACGTATGATTCGCAAGAATCCTGAGCGCGCTGAACGCTTTATTCGCAATAACATCCGCGTTCGCCGAACACGACTGGAGCGTCGTCTACGTGATGCCGCTCCGGAGCTGTTGCTCGAAATGCAAGCGGCTGCAGCTGGAGTCAATAACGAACGCTTGGCGACCATGGTTGCTGCTCTTCAGCAGACGGAAGATGTTGAGAAAGCAACCCGTCCGACTTCTCTTCATTTAAATACACACCTCTACCAAGTGAAAGGAACCCCAGATCCAAgtacggacgaagaagaatttgaGCACAATTGCATCATTTGCTTTTCTCATTTAACCGAAGGTGACCGCGTTGGTTTGTTGAAATGCAACCACGTTTTCCACGCAGCCTGTCTCAAGTCCTGGCTCAAGATGGGCCGTAACGTGTGCCCGCTTTGCCAAACTCCCAATATAGCGATACCGCAGTACAGCAACGGTTCAACAAGATTGGATGCTGGTAATCACAGCGACACACAGAGTGAAACAATGCCGTCATCAGCTTCTGGTATATCAGGGGATGCGGACGAAGCATAA
- a CDS encoding predicted protein, producing MPGEISAEKLKHCIDREHEPTGLVSTGDNFGEMNPSSHVSKDGAEREGPEIDLSATDEMFKRKFLRKRNAMYSKRNYYRKKNEFKDLENWSFELRAENFDLKQENKRLEAILAMAQEKVLRHLGSFRLGEVPGLPPRRNPGPSTLPFLGLSSGLQERPFAAPFFDYMQMPRGLLRGSARSRPFLDPTILPIGNLPSAHLPPARSVPFDGNDRSSLGTPFQLHSPLLPSFSEMQCIHSLGQPFRASSSPSTYAGTPSDKYIRSLVLMNSLNNQH from the coding sequence ATGCCTGGAGAGATCTCGGCTGAGAAGCTGAAACACTGTATTGACCGTGAACACGAGCCAACGGGGCTCGTCTCGACCGGGGATAATTTTGGAGAAATGAACCCGTCTTCACATGTGTCGAAGGACGGCGCTGAAAGGGAAGGCCCGGAGATCGATCTTTCAGCAACAGATGAGATGTTCAAGAGAAAGTTTCTCCGAAAGCGAAATGCAATGTACTCGAAACGAAACTACTATCGCAAAAAAAACGAATTCAAGGACCTTGAAAATTGGTCGTTCGAATTGAGGGCCGAGAATTTTGACCTCAAGCAGGAAAACAAGCGGCTGGAGGCTATCCTTGCCATGGCGCAAGAGAAGGTTCTTCGTCACCTAGGGTCCTTCCGTTTGGGAGAGGTTCCTGGTCTACCTCCGAGACGCAATCCAGGGCCATCTACATTACCCTTTTTGGGCCTCTCGTCTGGACTTCAGGAACGACCGTTTGCCGCTCCGTTCTTTGATTATATGCAAATGCCAAGAGGGCTGCTTCGAGGATCGGCACGATCTAGGCCTTTTCTCGATCCAACCATACTACCAATTGGAAACCTCCCAAGCGCACACTTACCACCTGCACGTAGTGTCCCTTTTGATGGAAACGATCGATCCTCTTTAGGAACTCCTTTTCAACTGCATTCACCGCTGCTACCTTCATTCTCGGAAATGCAGTGCATTCACAGTTTGGGACAGCCATTTCGTGCCTCGTCGAGTCCTTCAACTTATGCGGGCACACCTTCCGACAAATACATTCGCTCCCTGGTACTCATGAACAGCCTGAACAATCAACATTAG